The Lycium barbarum isolate Lr01 chromosome 4, ASM1917538v2, whole genome shotgun sequence nucleotide sequence tatcatcatcattatcgttacgtctacattataggcttactcgtcatatgaggaacgtagtacaatcgtagtacacgTCAAGGATCGTAGGCTcagtagcttttgagaatagaatcatatagagcacatcatgagctcatagaaggataaatgattggccaaataaccatgccttatgaaagaagggttggccttacataccttttccgttcgactatttaccacttgcacgttctctttcaacagTTGCATTTATACTTTCATTAAaatcatactatcgttagaatcgacaactagcacacatggctaaagctagagaaaattggacggcatctcctttatttatacaacatttctccgtatcgtaattcaactaccaaacgtcaacaatgcattcacaatatcataacaatggccattaagcatattcacattatccacattcctcaatttactttcatttctccatattcaagatcgtaacacatgatttcgtccattcacatacaatgtctatttcatgatcttaacgtcatttataacccattcatgtcacaacaccacaacaatcatgattcaatccaaactatttctcaaaatggcactattcatcattcatgacccattttaccatattctcctacaatccaagtatttcaactctccaatatcttaaacaacatataaatatcatgaatcttaccttatatgtcgtaggaacgagccttagttgacAATACTacactttgagcaaaaccttagtttatctccatttggatttcttgaccttggatgatctttgatggtttttcttactcttgattcacttgttttatgttgttgatcaccaaatatctttgaactcttgtgaaataaatgtagagagatgttttagagagaaggggtgtgatgtagaagtgaaatgaaataagccttggtcctcttatttaatgacttgaaaatctgagttgaagtgcacagtggttgtaaacatggtttacggtccgtattccagtttacggaccgcccttcgtggtcgtatttaaccataacagaatcagaaactcaggctgcaacatggtgatttacgaccatggtttacgggccgtaaatcactttacggtccgtactccaggtcgtatttaaccatttgatcaactggcagaaagttaaagttttgaatgccaaaatacgacatgccagtttacggaccatataccattttacggtccgtatttcactttacgaccactgtccAGATTGCAAACctacaacttttcacatttctagacttttcattctaatcatccacatccatgtaCATACATTGCccatctcataccttgccttatcttggctaactttctcgtcttacgtcggatgcctttgaaatctcgcctaaggtcatcaaacgtcatttcttactcatggaacatcatacactcgtactcatcattagttcattcacttgcgtaccaacggaagattttccgaggtgtaacaataacctCAAAATTCGTTCATGACTATCAATccgaatatcatgaactcagtacgtaatcagtaTAGACTTGTGAATTGTATCTCATGAGTCTCAGTATGAATGCTTAGAATTATTATGAACAGTTATCAGTTTTATTTCCATAATCAAATAATCAGTAACATGTTATCAGTTATATCTCAGTCTTAGTGCTTGTTATTGAATACCTGTATTAGGGCATCAAGCCCACAGATATGAACCTAAGGTCAcagattatatatatgtatacttagGCCTCAGGCCACAGACTTTGCATGCATCTTATTGTTGGACCTAAGTTCACAGACAATAAAGAGGTTATTCAttattcagaacagggagtatcCATAACTTTACTTCTCTGTTTCGGTTCAGTTATCAgtatttcagttcagtttcagttcaacttattatttcattcagttgctttacatactagtacaattcCAGTGTACTGACGTCCTATTTTCTCGGGGCCTGCATCTCACGATGCAGATACCGATATACAGGGTGCAGACGCAGCTCGGTAGGAGGGTGCTAGTCAGTGGTGAGCCTCAGTATTCCGAGGCCTTACCTTTATCTTTATTTTCAGTCAGTTAGCTGACAGTATTTCAGTattaaggtatgccgggggccttgtcccggtagtcAGTATTCCCTTATTcagtagaggcttcatagattaCAGTCAGTCAGATATTTCAGTATTTTGTTGGATTATTGAGTTAGCCCTTTAGGCTACCACTTATTCAATGTGGCAGACTTATTAGTATTTCTTTCGCACAGATATATTTCAGTCAGTTATACTCAGTTGATTAGCATGTGTTTGTTACATTTTGATACCAGTATACCATATGTTGATCTAGTcaaccagttggttcgctcggtcacatgtagataggcaccgagtgtcgtgttacgcccagatcatgattcggggcgtgacatatgaAATCTATCATATCAATTTCAGGCATATTCATCTAAAATAAACTATTTATGGCAGTGTTATTTTCAATGAGAGTTGCTTTTTATTTATATATCTTAGGAACAATCATCACTAGAACATgataacataaagtataaatatcatATACCAATaacaaaaatcataatttatagaaaaaatacttttaacagaataaaaatcaaatttaacgTTTGGGGCATACGCCTTTACACTCGAGGCTTACGTTTTTGCGTCTGGGACTTACGCCCCAAATTCTAAAGCATACGCCTTATGGATCTAAGCCTTTCATTTGCGCCTCGGAGCGTTTTTTGTACGCCCCGCCCCGGGGCTCATCCCGagactccatatatatatatataccaatgtGATTAATTCATTAATAATCAGAGAACAGATTGGTATATCGATCCATTACTCATTCAATTCATATGGAGTCGCCTACATGAgtcaattttatgattttactatAATTGGGTTCATTTTGTGTCGATACTAATTAATTTTCCGTATAAAGCTAATTAGGAGTTCTTTAATTCGTTCACTTAGCACTAAACGAGTAACCAGTTTAATTCCAACTAGTCGACCATGTAGATTTTTAGCTTCCATAATGGTACTATTGAGAAAGTAGGTAAAGAAAGCTAGTTTAGTTAAGATTATTTTTCCCTAAAagtgtttatttttaaaaaagtgaggtgtttggctaagattttgagagaaaataagtgcatCTGTAGAGTAGCAGAAGCTGTTTTTCGGAAGATAAAAAAATTGCTTCTgccaaaagcacttttgagaaaaataaacCTAGACGTaccttttaaaagcttggccaaacccTAATTGATGCTCAaaaatgttttttaaattaattggtcaaacacaaactgcttttcggCAAAAacattttgaaaagtgtttttttctAGATAAACTGATTTTTGAAGCTTGACCAAACAGACTATTATGAGTGAGTGCTTAAACTTCCTATCCATAaaatttttgttctattttccaaAAATGTATTGATGGAATTAGTCTCGTGAACATGAAAATGACTGACTCAATAGGGAAAAATTATCAAACCAATAGAGGAAAACCTACAAATactctatactttaactctttACACTAATGCtacaattttcattttttttttttttttgggcacaGAGGATTTACTTTCATTCACTAAATTCTCTTGGTCTCGTTTATTTAAATGTTTAGTAATAGGTATAGTTGATTGCATAAGGTTTTGAGCAAGTTACATATTTGGCCGGAAGGTATAATTACATTTGCTGGCTAAATATATAAAACAATATATACTATTATGTATCATAGaggtatattttatgtatattatacatcaatatacaaaaaatatacaaaTGCCGACTATTATTTTAGTGAGCGGCTATTTGTCAATTTCCCTAAAGTTTTCTCCTGTAGAAGAAAGCCCAAGATGTTGAAGTAGATAGTGTTTAAAATCATATTTTGAATTAGAACTGCATTGTTAAAATCCTTTTATCCCTTTCTATCCCTCATGTCgagataaaattttaaaaaaggatTTTTGTACTAAtgtttttatatatttatgatcTTTGGATAATCACATGAGTAAACTGAATGTGATTCGACCATTATTTAATGATAAGCTGCATGTCAACTGAAAAAACATAAAATCCAACCATATTTTAgattgcgtacaatagacccttgtggtccggcccttccctggATCCCGCCAATAGTGggagtggtccggcccttccctggATCCCGCCAATAGTGGGAGTTTAGTGCACTGGACTGCCCTTTTTTACTTTATATACAGTTTACTTACACCAAGAAAGgctaaaaggaaaggaaaaaaaagaagccACCCCTCATTAGAGCAAATAATTGCAATGCAGAAGTTTAAGGAAACAGGAAAAAAGAGAGGATTCAGGATTCACCAACTTATGCTCTTATTACTTTGTGATTGATATATGGAATGCCTCATATAATACGTTGTAAACTTTATAGCGATTGCGCATCAATAAAGATCTTCCGATCAGAAAAGGGAAAGAAAGACAGAAGCTGATAATTTGTAAAGTCAAGATCAGCGGGAAAATCCACCTGAGCGAGCTCAAAATGGGCAACCAAATCTAACACAAAAGTGATGTAGTCCCAGTAGGATAAAAAGAAGCAAAATGAACTGGTAACTCCATTTTAAATATTCTACTGACTTTCAAGAATCGACGAATAGTTGAGCATACCTTTTGAACATTGTCCGAAAGCCTCCTCGATCAAGATAGACGGGAGGTAAAAGGAATAAGGAAAGTCCTTGGTGCGGACAGTGGCGGATCCAACAACTGGTTCTTGAGTTCAGCAGAACCTAGTGCTTTAACGTTGAACCCTAAATATATGCGTGAAAGACAAGTACAGATAGAGTTGAATATACAATTATGAACCCTATCTATCAACTCAAAACCTACGACGTCTAAATTCTGAATCTGCCACTAGCTACTAGAGGTGCCTCTTTACTAAAATGGAGGGAAATAAAGTATTGAATTTTAACATTGTATTTGGACATAAACCATCATCCCAGGAATTTACACCTTGGATGTACCATAACAGGATTAATACGCAAGTCATTTGCACCATGCATTGCTGCCGAAAAATGTTCATGTGCTACGCTAGCTTACTTTGTCTCTTGAGTAATAATACCCATGTTTACCGAATCCTTGACATGTTCAACAAGTGTAGTGAAACTTTAGCTCGATCTTTGTACACCGAAACTTTGGATAACTTATTCATCTTGACGTAAGAATGAAGAAGTGGGGTTTCATCTTCAAACAAAAAGAAGAGGTTCAGATATAAAAGGCAAAAACAACAATTCAGACAGAACCACCTTCTCTGGATCATGCACAAGACTAGGTTGCAGCGACTATGAAATTACTTTTGTAGTCCTGCTTCCTTGACTTCATGATGTCCAGTTCAGACAGCATGAAATTGTTGAAGCAATCTAGCAAGCTTGACTAACCAAACTGTCCTATCAAAAAGTTCCTCACCCTAGCTTTGAAAAATTGTGCAGGTCTTGTTGTATTAACCAGAAAGATCCTGAAATGACATCAAGGTAAGAGTACAATAGCTGATACAAAACACCACGCAAAGTCATAGATAAGGCACAAGACTTCTTTTATCTTGGACAAGTATAGACTTCAGTGTCAAAGAGAATTAATGGATGACAATGCGTTTATTTCCGTGTAGCCAAAGAAAAGAAGAGTACCGCAGAGGCCGACGATGTTTTAATAGCTTTGATAATGCAGCTATATGCTAAGCCATCCCACGAAATCTAAGAATCAGCTGCTTTCCAAGATAAATGAAGCAAATGATAAATAGCATCTAATATCTTATCTGGAACTCTACAGACATTTGAAGATTAGTACAAAGATACTAACTGTTTTTCATTCACAGGTTCAAAAATCTTTTAGAGCCAAGATTGAACTAGACAAGAATTTGGTCAACTAGCAAGACATGTCAAATTTGTGTGGTTTTTGCTGATGTCATTTAGTGAGTCTTGGAAACAGATATGGCAAACCTTGTAGATGCATAGATAATACTCAACAGCAATAATTATAAAGAACAGAAACATATTTGGAGCAAATATTATAGCGTCAAAGTCTTACCTTGGCTCTTTTTCAAGTGATAGGATTCTGACTTCCGACAAGTTTTGCCACTTTGAACTGTCTCGAGGGGCCGAATATCTTCTGCATATATCTAAGCCAGCCAAGTTCTCCCACTAAGCCATCAGCCACATGAGGTTCTTGAAGCAACAGAATTATAGTATTCTGAGAAATATGTATTTCTTCCTTCTGCAGGTAACAACCTAAGAAAGCAATGTGTAGTATGGAGTCTTGACATTTGCTTTCCATTAGCCATTTCTAGAAGGccacctttttttctttttatttctaccCTTCTGAAGAGGATATAATCAACCAACCACGCCCCAATATCAAATTGGCTGGATTAGCTGCTTGAGAGCTTTTTCTAAGTCCTTTTGAAGGCAATCTTCCATTCGTTTTTTCCCCTTTGAagaggataatgataataaaatcTTCTAACAATGGAATACTTAACCATTAATATAAGAAAGATCTAACAAACAGCAAGTGGAAGAAAAAGACACCACATGAACCATCAATAATAAATAGGAAGGAGGATAAGAATAGCAACATCATAGACAAAGATGGAAATGAAATTTGCATATCAAAAAGACATCGAAAGAATTTGAATAAGAAGTATGGCTACTCATTAATATCAAAAATTCTATCCTTTGAACTATTAAAACCAGCTTATTCTGATAACTTTCTATAAATCTAGCTAAACTATACTACCAACAATTAACTTCTATTTGATGTATGATTTTGAACATTAGCAAGGAGTCTTGTAAGTTTACTGAGAGTTTCATGAGCAGATACGGTGTCTGGATGGTCCTCGCCACTGATGGAAGTTCTTATGAAAATTGCCTTCCTGATTAAATCATCACCGATATCAAACTGTCCACCCCTTAGCATTAGCTTTGCCCTAATTTCAAGCACCGTAGCTCTTGATAAAGCAAGTTCCTGCCAAAGGCAAGGGTTTAATTGGGCACTTGTCTGTATAGGTCTCCAACAAAGTGATTTATCCAACCACTTGTCAACAGGCGTGACAAATGCTTGATCAGCCGCTTCTAATGCATCTGTACAACGCCGTAGAAGTTCTAGAGCAGCAGTACACCGTGAAAATGTAATAAATGTTCGAATTGCAAGTGGTAGAATCACTTCTTTCACAAGAAACAACAATTCGGAAACTTTAAGCTCAACTATCATGGGGTCACTCCCAAATCCGAAGAGCAAAAAGCATGCTGCCCATATGTGCTCGGAATGGTGGGCTATTATACCACGACTAACAACAGCTTGTACTGTGGCTTGTGCAACTCCGTGGACCCCTCGTTTTCGAGCGTACATTTTGATAAGCTGGTGGAACTGAACGTAGCCTTCCTTTCTACAAGTCCTTGCAATGTTGAATCTCAACAAAAGAGAAGATGCTTCTGCCTCTGATTTCTTAGCATATGATGATGTGAAACCACAAGTTAAAGAACATAAAATTTTCTTCAACATCGTCCGGCGTCGGTATTTCTCTGGTATCTTGTGAGCAGCTAGAGCTAATAGAGAAACTGGAATAGGTGATGGAGCAAACCAACCGGTTGCGAGAACCATTCTTGTTGCTAGACTTCTTGGTCCATCAGCATGGTCAAATATTGAGAAACAAACTTCAAAAAGTTGCAAAAGGAAATTGTTTCGCCTCAATGGATGGTTTTCCCGACGAATAGAGATTATTTCCTTCAAAGGCATACGGTTGATGGTATCCAAGAGCCTACTAGGATTTATAGGAAGTTCAGAAAGAATTGCTCCAACAATGGCAAGGCCAAGCGTCAGTCTTTTAAGTTTTTCCTCAATAACTCGCAAAGCATCAATTTCAGCAATCGGGTAATCCTTCACAGCACCCTGCATCAAAGACATCGCCTCAATCTCTGACAGATAATTGAGTTTCATAGGATCCATGTTCATCACCCGAGAGAGGCGCGTGGATATGAGAACATGCGTTTCGCCTCCAAAACGGGGAAGCAAATCCATTATAAGTTTGTGGTCCCACCAGTCCTTTTCACTCTCCAAGTTATCAATTACCAACAAAAATGGAATGTCTCGCATGAGTTCTTTCCTAACCCTAGCTACGGCAGCCTCTTCTTGCTCCTCAAAGCTCTTTATCCTGCTTTTATCAGGTGAGTTTTCTACCCCGACATCAACTTCTAAAAACGACCACAAGTTCAAGTAGTTTTGTCGAACGTATCTGCTTTCGCCTCCAATCCAAAGGACCATTTTGTAACGCTGATGGAATTGATACGCATACTCAAGCAGTAGCTCAGTCTTGCCGATTCCCGGCTCCCCAGACACACAAGCGATCCCCTTTCCGTAGACAACTTTCAAGGATTTACCTCGCTTTCCATGCTTCGCCTTCCTCGGCTTTGGTGTATGCTGTTTGGTGGTATGAGAAACTTCAGCATTTAGCATTTCAATTTCTTTCTCAGATTCCTTCCATGTCACTGGCTCTTTCCCTTTCCTTTTGTTTTCACTAGGCCGCTCGAACCGTCTTTCGTTGATTGAGTTACTCCGACTCCAACTAATTGTCAAATTCTTTCGCTTGGGTTTAGCCTTTAGTTCAATATAGTCTTTCTCTGCGTCCCCACTAACATCACCAAACAGACGAAACTCGAGCTCGGATAGCTCTTTCTTTCTACCAACAAAATTCTCATTTCGAGGGAACGGGAACTCCTCCTTTTCCGCCTTCTCCCTCCACCTGGACAGTCTGTCCACAACACTTCGCCTCCCTAACCTTAAAGCTAATAGAGTTACAGCCCTTAATATGCATTCCCTCCACTTTCCATCATGAGCCTCTAGCTTCCACTCATCGACACGCAAAAGACCGTTAACGGCATCTCTCCACTCCTTCTCCAACCCGCCATAAAGTAGCCAAAGTTCACCACCGTGTTTTTCCCAGTGCTCTCCTCTTCTCTCAATTATATCTCGAACAAGACAATCCTCTGGACGCAAATCGAAGTACACTGGCACCAAATTCTTTTTGCTAGAGAAGAAACGCAGCTCCTCTATGGTATACGGATTCCTGAATGATTTCTTGGTTAAGATCACAACTCCGAATGTACAAGCATCCATT carries:
- the LOC132634885 gene encoding uncharacterized protein LOC132634885: MDLRDESSRFGSLPSTTSRNLSSSSSAFFSANQSPFFSPRSPKSLISTCSDNQFRDSDVTAGALDASLVIPDPESFANARLSDAYPVALTSASNDLQKLDFVSSSTSKSTIVSYNVGPEYEYLRPRGKQKKSGRTQETCVTPTSTSSLSNRVRSCDVYIGFHGRKPLLLRFMNWLRAELEIQGLSCFVTDRARCRNSRKHGMVERVMDACTFGVVILTKKSFRNPYTIEELRFFSSKKNLVPVYFDLRPEDCLVRDIIERRGEHWEKHGGELWLLYGGLEKEWRDAVNGLLRVDEWKLEAHDGKWRECILRAVTLLALRLGRRSVVDRLSRWREKAEKEEFPFPRNENFVGRKKELSELEFRLFGDVSGDAEKDYIELKAKPKRKNLTISWSRSNSINERRFERPSENKRKGKEPVTWKESEKEIEMLNAEVSHTTKQHTPKPRKAKHGKRGKSLKVVYGKGIACVSGEPGIGKTELLLEYAYQFHQRYKMVLWIGGESRYVRQNYLNLWSFLEVDVGVENSPDKSRIKSFEEQEEAAVARVRKELMRDIPFLLVIDNLESEKDWWDHKLIMDLLPRFGGETHVLISTRLSRVMNMDPMKLNYLSEIEAMSLMQGAVKDYPIAEIDALRVIEEKLKRLTLGLAIVGAILSELPINPSRLLDTINRMPLKEIISIRRENHPLRRNNFLLQLFEVCFSIFDHADGPRSLATRMVLATGWFAPSPIPVSLLALAAHKIPEKYRRRTMLKKILCSLTCGFTSSYAKKSEAEASSLLLRFNIARTCRKEGYVQFHQLIKMYARKRGVHGVAQATVQAVVSRGIIAHHSEHIWAACFLLFGFGSDPMIVELKVSELLFLVKEVILPLAIRTFITFSRCTAALELLRRCTDALEAADQAFVTPVDKWLDKSLCWRPIQTSAQLNPCLWQELALSRATVLEIRAKLMLRGGQFDIGDDLIRKAIFIRTSISGEDHPDTVSAHETLSKLTRLLANVQNHTSNRS